The Megalobrama amblycephala isolate DHTTF-2021 linkage group LG7, ASM1881202v1, whole genome shotgun sequence genome window below encodes:
- the si:dkeyp-118a3.2 gene encoding sodium/potassium/calcium exchanger 1 isoform X1, which yields MSESNEQTYEETAQKGLAQDLEPAEVIQGLIAQEESSISEPEQKSVIKPVDLEAIQEPVESVLQDPEIVGVGEPMTEESQSEESLYTDTQMENESGRGAAEMNKGVKEVEEGAGEPGQGFIEDKGKIVEEEVTIGEKVEIPQKEESVERQEGDTKSEKISEEEWQAVTAQMGTDGGLPDMDEVRQEEEKQEAAKTEESVIESVIEVEARREEVEAESEALLQKVSREEEVLPTDKTVPEKTQQEPEVTVDTKGAITLQEPVITKSKATGGKTHEASDVNEIITSRDPNENDQGEPVLMNTIEELPPTPILKLRLGDTDAPMEEHVESTQTKAIGQEAWKIGAIAAAFFLILQTAVTVVYILKCRRKPNSSGVAPKNLCAGGNGGIECDANNTDTTIPIDEQTTVDDLPEYSQVQQEDVAMTTVPLDSTEKNSSYDPRTSAV from the exons ATGTCAGAATCAAATGAACAAACATACGAGGAAACTGCTCAAAAAGGGCTGGCCCAAGATCTAGAGCCTGCAGAGGTGATTCAAGGACTAATAGCTCAGGAGGAGTCATCAATTTCAGAGCCAGAACAGAAATCAGTTATAAAACCAGTGGACCTAGAGGCAATTCAGGAACCAGTAGAATCAGTTTTGCAAGACCCTGAGATTGTTGGAGTGGGTGAACCAATGACTGAGGAAAGCCAGTCAGAGGaatcattatatactgatacaCAAATGGAAAATGAATCAGGAAGAGGAGCTGCTGAAATGAACAAGGGAGTCAAAGAGGTTGAAGAAGGTGCAGGAGAGCCAGGGCAGGGATTCATTGAGGACAAGGGAAAAATAGTGGAAGAAGAGGTGACAATTGGTGAAAAAGTAGAAATACCACAGAAAGAAGAATCTGTGGAAAGGCAAGAAGGGGATACAAAATCAGAGAAGATTAGTGAAGAGGAATGGCAGGCAGTAACAGCACAGATGGGTACAGATGGTGGTCTGCCTGATATGGATGAAGTAAGACAGGAAGAGGAAAAGCAGGAAGCAGCAAAGACTGAAGAAAGTGTGATTGAAAGTGTGATTGAAGTTGAAGCCAGGAGAGAGGAGGTAGAGGCTGAATCTGAGGCACTACTTCAGAAGGTTTCAAGAGAGGAGGAAGTTCTTCCAACCGACAAAACTGTACCAGAGAAAACTCAACAGGAACCAG AGGTCACCGTGGATACTAAGGGAGCAATTACGTTGCAGGAGCCTGTTATTACGAAGTCTAAAGCAACAGGCG GTAAAACACATGAGGCCAGTGATGTAAATGAGATTATCACCTCCAGGGACCCGAATGAAAATGATCAGGGCGAACCGGTGTTGATGAATACTATTGAGGAGCTTCCACCAACACCTATTCTCAAACTGAGGCTCGGAGACACTGATGCACCAATGGAGGAACACGTAGAATCTACAC AGACCAAAGCCATAGGGCAGGAGGCTTGGAAGATAGGAGCCATAGCAGCAGCTTTCTTTCTCATTCTGCAAACTGCTGTCACCGTAGTCTACATTCTGAAGTGCAGGAGAAAGCCAAACAG CAGCGGTGTGGCCCCAAAGAACCTGTGTGCAGGAGGAAACGGGGGTATAGAATGTGACGCAAACAACACAGATACCACCATTCCAATTGATGAACA AACTACTGTAGACGACCTTCCAGAGTACTCGCAGGTCCAGCAAGAGGACGTTGCTATGACAACTGTCCCCCTGGATTCCACAGAGAAGAATTCGTCCTATGACCCCAGAACCTCTGCTGTTTAG
- the si:dkeyp-118a3.2 gene encoding sodium/potassium/calcium exchanger 1 isoform X2, protein MSESNEQTYEETAQKGLAQDLEPAEVIQGLIAQEESSISEPEQKSVIKPVDLEAIQEPVESVLQDPEIVGVGEPMTEESQSEESLYTDTQMENESGRGAAEMNKGVKEVEEGAGEPGQGFIEDKGKIVEEEVTIGEKVEIPQKEESVERQEGDTKSEKISEEEWQAVTAQMGTDGGLPDMDEVRQEEEKQEAAKTEESVIESVIEVEARREEVEAESEALLQKVSREEEVLPTDKTVPEKTQQEPEVTVDTKGAITLQEPVITKSKATGGKTHEASDVNEIITSRDPNENDQGEPVLMNTIEELPPTPILKLRLGDTDAPMEEHVESTQTKAIGQEAWKIGAIAAAFFLILQTAVTVVYILKCRRKPNSGVAPKNLCAGGNGGIECDANNTDTTIPIDEQTTVDDLPEYSQVQQEDVAMTTVPLDSTEKNSSYDPRTSAV, encoded by the exons ATGTCAGAATCAAATGAACAAACATACGAGGAAACTGCTCAAAAAGGGCTGGCCCAAGATCTAGAGCCTGCAGAGGTGATTCAAGGACTAATAGCTCAGGAGGAGTCATCAATTTCAGAGCCAGAACAGAAATCAGTTATAAAACCAGTGGACCTAGAGGCAATTCAGGAACCAGTAGAATCAGTTTTGCAAGACCCTGAGATTGTTGGAGTGGGTGAACCAATGACTGAGGAAAGCCAGTCAGAGGaatcattatatactgatacaCAAATGGAAAATGAATCAGGAAGAGGAGCTGCTGAAATGAACAAGGGAGTCAAAGAGGTTGAAGAAGGTGCAGGAGAGCCAGGGCAGGGATTCATTGAGGACAAGGGAAAAATAGTGGAAGAAGAGGTGACAATTGGTGAAAAAGTAGAAATACCACAGAAAGAAGAATCTGTGGAAAGGCAAGAAGGGGATACAAAATCAGAGAAGATTAGTGAAGAGGAATGGCAGGCAGTAACAGCACAGATGGGTACAGATGGTGGTCTGCCTGATATGGATGAAGTAAGACAGGAAGAGGAAAAGCAGGAAGCAGCAAAGACTGAAGAAAGTGTGATTGAAAGTGTGATTGAAGTTGAAGCCAGGAGAGAGGAGGTAGAGGCTGAATCTGAGGCACTACTTCAGAAGGTTTCAAGAGAGGAGGAAGTTCTTCCAACCGACAAAACTGTACCAGAGAAAACTCAACAGGAACCAG AGGTCACCGTGGATACTAAGGGAGCAATTACGTTGCAGGAGCCTGTTATTACGAAGTCTAAAGCAACAGGCG GTAAAACACATGAGGCCAGTGATGTAAATGAGATTATCACCTCCAGGGACCCGAATGAAAATGATCAGGGCGAACCGGTGTTGATGAATACTATTGAGGAGCTTCCACCAACACCTATTCTCAAACTGAGGCTCGGAGACACTGATGCACCAATGGAGGAACACGTAGAATCTACAC AGACCAAAGCCATAGGGCAGGAGGCTTGGAAGATAGGAGCCATAGCAGCAGCTTTCTTTCTCATTCTGCAAACTGCTGTCACCGTAGTCTACATTCTGAAGTGCAGGAGAAAGCCAAACAG CGGTGTGGCCCCAAAGAACCTGTGTGCAGGAGGAAACGGGGGTATAGAATGTGACGCAAACAACACAGATACCACCATTCCAATTGATGAACA AACTACTGTAGACGACCTTCCAGAGTACTCGCAGGTCCAGCAAGAGGACGTTGCTATGACAACTGTCCCCCTGGATTCCACAGAGAAGAATTCGTCCTATGACCCCAGAACCTCTGCTGTTTAG
- the tyrp1b gene encoding tyrosinase-related protein 1b — translation MWKSVCLVLMCVVLTHAQFPRQCVTPEGLQSGTCCPSPTGLPNDECGSSTGRGQCVSITADRRPHGPQYPHDGRDDRERWPLRFFNRTCQCNGNFSGFNCGRCRHGLTGPNCDQRVTVVRRNVMQMSTDEKRAFVNALDQAKRTVHPDLVICTRRYQEILGPDGASAQFENITIYNYFVWTHYYSVSKTYMGPGQQSFGGVDFSHEGPGFVTWHRYHLLQLERDMQDMLGDPSFALPYWNFAIGGSECDICTDDLLGARSSFDTNGISSNSVFSQWRVICESVEEYETLGTICNSTESSPIRRNPAGNVARPMVQRLPEPQDVVDCLELNTFDTPPYYSTSSQSFRNTIEGYSAPQGNYDPVVRSLHNLAHLFLNGTGGQTHLSPNDPIFVLLHTFTDAIFDEWLQRHTAAGTVVYPEENAPIGHNREFNMVPFWPPIRNAEMFVTAPDNLGYTYEVQWPTRSYTVSEIITIAIVAVVLVVAVVGGVIGCAVRARSYRSAEGLEPLLGEQFRRYSEDERHASQSVV, via the exons ATGTGGAAGAGTGTGTGTTTAGTGCTAATGTGCGTTGTGCTGACGCACGCTCAGTTCCCACGTCAGTGTGTGACACCAGAAGGTCTGCAGAGTGGCACCTGCTGCCCATCACCTACTGGACTGCCCAATGATGAGTGTGGATCCAGTACTGGCAGAGGTCAATGCGTGTCAATTACCGCTGACCGCCGCCCACACGGGCCTCAGTATCCTCACGATGGGCGGGATGATAGAGAACGATGGCCACTGCGGTTCTTTAACAGAACCTGCCAATGCAACGGCAACTTCAGTGGATTTAACTGTGGGCGATGCCGACATGGTCTGACAGGGCCAAACTGTGATCAAAGAGTCACCGTGG TGCGACGTAACGTCATGCAGATGTCTACAGATGAGAAAAGAGCCTTTGTGAACGCTCTGGACCAGGCTAAAAGAACCGTCCATCCTGACCTTGTTATCTGCACCCGtcgctatcaggagattttggggCCTGACGGAGCAAGTGCTCAATTTGAGAACATCACCATCTATAATTACTTTGTCTGGACCCACTACTATTCGGTCAGTAAGACTTACATGGGTCCAGGGCAGCAGAGCTTCGGAGGTGTGGATTTCTCTCACGAAGGACCAGGATTTGTCACTTGGCACCGGTACCACCTGTTGCAACTGGAGAGAGACATGCAG gacATGCTGGGGGACCCGTCGTTTGCCCTGCCGTACTGGAACTTTGCTATAGGAGGCAGCGAGTGTGATATCTGCACTGATGACCTGCTGGGAGCCAGAAGCAGCTTTGACACCAATGGCATCAGTTCCAACTCTGTGTTCTCTCAGTGGAGAGTCATCTGTGAGAGTGTGGAGGAGTATGAGACACTGGGGACCATCTGCAACA GTACGGAGTCAAGTCCAATCAGAAGAAACCCTGCTGGTAATGTGGCTCGACCCATGGTTCAGAGGTTACCAGAACCACAGGATGTCGTTGACTGTCTAGAGCTGAACACTTTCGACACGCCACCGTATTACTCGACTTCTTCTCAGAGTTTCAGGAACACTATTGAGG GTTACAGTGCTCCTCAGGGAAACTATGACCCAGTAGTGAGGAGTCTGCACAACCTGGCTCATTTGTTTCTAAATGGCACAGGTGGACAGACTCACCTGTCACCAAACGACCCCATCTTTGTCCTGCTTCACACGTTCACTGATGCCATCTTTGATGAATGGCTTCAGAGGCATACTGCtg CAGGAACAGTGGTCTATCCTGAGGAAAATGCTCCGATTGGTCACAACAGAGAGTTCAACATGGTCCCATTCTGGCCACCAATCAGAAATGCTGAAATGTTTGTCACCGCCCCAGACAACCTGGGCTACACCTATGAGGTTCAGTGGCCAA CACGGTCATACACTGTTTCAGAGATCATCACCATAGCGATCGTTGCCGTGGTGCTTGTTGTGGCTGTGGTGGGTGGAGTCATCGGGTGTGCTGTTCGGGCGCGCTCTTACCGCTCAGCTGAAGGCCTGGAGCCGTTGCTAGGGGAACAGTTCAGGCGTTACTCAGAGGATGAGCGCCATGCTTCTCAGTCTGTGGTGTGA